The Rhodospirillaceae bacterium genome contains a region encoding:
- the gspJ gene encoding type II secretion system minor pseudopilin GspJ: protein MSRTESGFTLVEVLVTLAVFSMLSLIGGAVLNQSLNAKAQSDQMQHSIEDLQITRATLKADLSQISLRATRDAYGAQEPVVFAGGDTITLGTVLKLVRDGWQNPLGQDRRSSLQRVDYILENETLLRRAYPRLDGQSADNAQTQVLLKGVENLSVSFLIDGQWRTSWMVPARGPYVLPDAVALDLETQNLGALRQVFMTSGLVL from the coding sequence ATGAGCAGAACAGAATCTGGTTTTACGCTTGTCGAAGTTCTTGTGACATTGGCTGTTTTCTCAATGTTGTCCCTGATTGGCGGAGCAGTTTTGAACCAAAGCCTCAACGCCAAAGCCCAATCAGATCAGATGCAGCATTCCATCGAAGACTTACAGATTACGCGGGCCACACTCAAAGCTGATTTGTCTCAGATTAGCCTTCGGGCCACACGAGATGCTTATGGTGCACAAGAGCCTGTGGTTTTTGCGGGGGGGGACACGATCACATTGGGCACGGTCCTCAAGTTGGTCAGAGATGGGTGGCAAAACCCTCTTGGTCAAGACCGGCGTAGTTCTTTGCAGCGTGTTGATTACATTCTGGAAAATGAAACATTACTCCGGCGCGCCTATCCACGCCTTGATGGGCAGTCTGCGGATAATGCTCAAACTCAAGTGCTGCTCAAAGGAGTCGAAAACCTATCCGTTTCGTTTCTCATTGATGGGCAATGGCGCACCTCTTGGATGGTGCCAGCGCGGGGTCCATATGTTCTGCCAGATGCTGTCGCACTCGACCTTGAAACACAAAACCTAGGCGCGTTGCGTCAGGTATTTATGACGTCAGGGTTAGTGTTGTGA
- a CDS encoding prepilin-type N-terminal cleavage/methylation domain-containing protein — MNGCRHNTKGFTLVELIMSLFVIGLMTGAVVWTLPSGRTDVDKEAVRLAARLKSTAQESILSGEVLGVSVNNDRYAFHRFRRGQWLRLNDGAIFEDRTLSPGVGVRLVPMGQAFMRLANEISSVSETGDFLDQPNLVFYPVGMNEPFQIMVSSEDGSVHVRGTASGDIQVVQTDAR, encoded by the coding sequence ATGAACGGTTGCCGCCACAACACCAAGGGCTTCACCCTCGTTGAACTGATCATGAGTCTTTTCGTGATTGGTTTGATGACGGGGGCGGTCGTCTGGACGCTACCTTCAGGGCGCACTGATGTTGATAAAGAAGCCGTGCGCTTGGCGGCACGTCTTAAATCAACCGCTCAAGAAAGTATTTTATCCGGTGAGGTGTTAGGTGTTTCCGTCAACAATGATAGATACGCGTTTCATCGTTTTCGGCGCGGACAATGGTTGCGGCTCAATGATGGGGCTATTTTTGAAGACCGAACGTTATCGCCTGGCGTGGGTGTCCGTCTTGTTCCGATGGGCCAGGCTTTCATGCGTCTGGCCAATGAGATTTCAAGTGTGTCAGAGACCGGAGACTTTCTTGATCAACCCAACCTGGTTTTCTATCCCGTCGGTATGAATGAACCGTTCCAAATTATGGTTTCTAGTGAAGACGGCAGCGTGCATGTCCGCGGCACAGCGTCAGGCGATATCCAAGTGGTTCAGACTGATGCACGATAG
- the gspG gene encoding type II secretion system major pseudopilin GspG, translated as MTKPLKSILQPLCFRPLRLKPQCAATQDTCDRQRGFTLIELMVVIVIIGLLATVVVVNVLPSQDRAMTEKARADVALLEQAVEMYRLDNLTYPTVDEGLEALQVTPSGLSRPERYRPGGYIKRLPEDPWGNAYQYLQPGESGPFDVYSLGADGRLGGEGSNADIGNWE; from the coding sequence ATGACAAAACCCCTAAAGTCCATTTTACAACCATTATGCTTTCGGCCATTACGCTTAAAGCCACAGTGCGCGGCGACGCAGGACACGTGTGATAGGCAACGCGGCTTCACGCTCATCGAGCTGATGGTGGTCATCGTCATTATTGGTTTGCTGGCGACAGTTGTGGTCGTCAATGTATTGCCGAGCCAAGATCGCGCCATGACTGAAAAAGCACGGGCTGATGTTGCGCTCTTAGAGCAGGCCGTCGAGATGTACCGCCTGGACAACCTAACCTACCCAACAGTCGATGAAGGACTAGAGGCGCTTCAAGTTACCCCGTCAGGTTTGTCACGTCCTGAGCGCTATCGACCTGGCGGATATATTAAACGGCTTCCGGAAGACCCTTGGGGCAACGCGTATCAATATCTCCAACCAGGCGAGAGCGGCCCTTTTGATGTGTATTCCCTTGGCGCAGATGGTCGTTTGGGGGGGGAAGGCTCAAACGCAGATATTGGGAACTGGGAATAA
- the gspF gene encoding type II secretion system inner membrane protein GspF: MSAFEYEALDREGRRHRGVVAADTARLARRDLRLRKLVPLTVEPANAQAQPSNTNWFSKAKKRVSSRDLSLLTRQLATMLDAGAPLEGALQTLVQQSEKPALRSVLSGVRSDVMEGHTLADSLARQGAAFSPFYRALVGAGEASGSLAAVLERLSVHLERAQEIRGKVITACVYPSVLAVTAFAVLAALITFVVPKVVEQFDSMGQDLPWLTTFVMSLSEVAQSYGLMLLVALGLLIVLAFRVLKIRNVRENADRVLLRVPLIGRLMRDLQAARLARTLSTLISCGAPVVDGLKAAHKTMQNTILQNAIEAVIRKVQEGTALSVALRSTNVFPPLLIYMVAIGESSGRLDTMLSKSADHLESEFETFTATALSLLEPVIIIVMGGVVATIVLAILLPILQLNSLALM; this comes from the coding sequence ATGTCGGCATTTGAATACGAAGCTCTAGACCGAGAAGGGCGACGACATCGCGGTGTGGTTGCGGCTGATACGGCGCGACTGGCCAGGAGAGACTTGCGGCTCAGAAAACTCGTTCCCTTAACTGTTGAGCCAGCGAATGCGCAAGCGCAGCCCTCCAATACTAACTGGTTCTCTAAAGCAAAAAAACGAGTCTCTAGCCGTGACCTGTCACTCTTAACGCGCCAGTTGGCGACCATGTTGGACGCGGGTGCTCCCTTAGAAGGGGCATTGCAAACGCTCGTTCAGCAGTCTGAGAAACCAGCCCTGCGCAGCGTGTTGTCGGGTGTCCGTTCAGATGTCATGGAAGGGCACACCCTGGCGGACTCTTTAGCGCGGCAAGGGGCCGCATTTTCGCCCTTCTATCGGGCTTTGGTGGGGGCCGGGGAAGCATCCGGCAGTTTGGCAGCCGTACTAGAGCGTCTTTCAGTCCACTTAGAGCGCGCTCAGGAAATTCGTGGCAAGGTGATTACGGCGTGTGTCTATCCATCTGTTCTGGCGGTCACAGCTTTTGCCGTTCTTGCGGCGCTCATCACTTTTGTTGTGCCAAAAGTTGTCGAGCAGTTTGACTCCATGGGGCAAGACCTGCCGTGGTTAACCACATTTGTCATGAGTCTTTCTGAGGTGGCGCAGTCATACGGGCTCATGCTTCTCGTAGCTTTGGGGTTACTCATTGTCCTGGCCTTTCGTGTTCTGAAAATCCGCAATGTCAGAGAAAACGCAGACAGGGTGCTGTTGCGCGTACCTTTGATCGGTCGTTTGATGCGAGATCTGCAAGCCGCCCGGCTCGCGCGAACTCTTAGCACCCTAATTTCCTGCGGAGCTCCGGTTGTTGATGGCCTCAAAGCCGCTCACAAAACCATGCAAAACACCATTCTGCAAAACGCGATAGAAGCCGTCATTCGTAAAGTGCAGGAAGGCACCGCGTTATCAGTCGCACTACGGTCCACGAACGTCTTTCCGCCGCTGCTCATTTACATGGTGGCGATTGGCGAGAGCAGTGGCCGCCTCGATACCATGCTCAGCAAATCGGCGGATCACCTGGAAAGCGAGTTTGAAACCTTTACCGCGACAGCGCTGAGCTTGCTCGAGCCTGTCATTATCATCGTGATGGGCGGGGTTGTTGCAACCATCGTGTTGGCAATCCTGCTTCCAATTTTGCAATTAAACTCTTTGGCTTTGATGTGA
- the gspI gene encoding type II secretion system minor pseudopilin GspI, whose amino-acid sequence MHDRLLNNISSVARVHQCGFTLIEVLVALGIFGMAVISLIHMQGESTKSALALRDRAIAGIVAENVLIDLYTRADELPNGGSSGQTDMAGQTWQWSSSIGETPNPLVRQLDVTVRLASAPFVLSSRTGFKGAP is encoded by the coding sequence ATGCACGATAGGCTGCTGAATAACATATCAAGCGTGGCGCGTGTTCATCAGTGTGGCTTTACGCTGATTGAAGTGCTTGTGGCTCTCGGTATTTTTGGTATGGCGGTGATCTCTCTCATCCATATGCAGGGTGAAAGCACAAAGTCTGCTTTGGCTCTTCGTGATCGCGCCATTGCTGGCATAGTAGCTGAAAATGTCCTTATTGATCTTTATACGCGCGCAGATGAATTGCCTAACGGGGGAAGCAGCGGCCAAACAGACATGGCAGGTCAAACGTGGCAATGGTCCAGCAGTATTGGCGAAACCCCAAACCCGCTTGTCAGGCAGCTAGACGTTACCGTTCGCTTGGCTAGCGCACCGTTTGTGTTGAGTTCTCGGACTGGGTTCAAGGGGGCACCATGA
- the gspK gene encoding type II secretion system minor pseudopilin GspK yields MKRVCYHNNEKGAVLLTVLLLVTFIASLAIAMLDDIRFGIRRTANIGMMDQAQWFAYGAEELAKKAIYESWRVDPGRSTLNDPWAQGPTVFPVEGGLIEGRLTDGSNCFNLNSLVVRDGSNRFEQSDAGLLQYQALLRALGFGESEAESLVNTAADWIDSDSSPSARGAEDTFYMSLSPPYRTANTLVGQVTELRAMRDYSEDTYQRIQPFVCALPNVEPSPININTLTPELAPLVVMLVGSDLKLTAARQVIVDRPRDGFGTLEDFWGHDSFAGLGVTAEIKQQVSVRTRYFSLQAEVTLDQVYVSMQSLLEQRPGGEIALLSRSYGEVQ; encoded by the coding sequence GTGAAGCGTGTCTGCTATCATAATAATGAGAAGGGCGCTGTCCTTCTTACGGTTCTGTTGCTAGTGACATTCATCGCATCGCTGGCGATTGCGATGTTAGATGACATCAGGTTCGGTATTCGTCGCACAGCGAATATAGGCATGATGGATCAGGCGCAGTGGTTTGCCTATGGCGCAGAAGAACTGGCAAAGAAAGCGATTTATGAAAGCTGGCGCGTTGATCCCGGACGGTCAACGCTGAATGATCCATGGGCGCAAGGTCCGACCGTATTTCCCGTTGAAGGTGGTCTAATTGAAGGCCGCCTCACAGATGGCTCAAATTGTTTTAATCTCAACAGTCTGGTCGTGCGTGACGGAAGCAACCGGTTTGAGCAGAGTGATGCTGGTTTGCTTCAGTATCAAGCTCTGCTGCGGGCTCTTGGTTTTGGTGAAAGCGAAGCCGAGTCTCTTGTTAATACAGCTGCGGATTGGATCGACAGCGATTCTTCGCCAAGTGCACGTGGGGCAGAAGACACTTTCTACATGTCTTTATCGCCCCCCTACAGAACCGCAAATACGCTCGTTGGGCAAGTGACGGAACTACGGGCAATGCGTGACTACTCAGAAGATACCTATCAACGCATTCAGCCTTTTGTCTGTGCGTTACCCAATGTTGAGCCAAGCCCGATTAACATCAATACCCTCACCCCTGAACTTGCACCGTTGGTTGTAATGCTCGTTGGATCTGATCTTAAACTGACTGCTGCGCGCCAAGTCATTGTAGACCGACCGCGAGACGGATTTGGTACATTAGAGGACTTTTGGGGGCATGACTCTTTTGCAGGGTTAGGGGTGACTGCTGAGATCAAACAGCAGGTCTCTGTGCGCACCCGCTATTTCTCACTTCAAGCCGAAGTGACACTCGATCAGGTCTATGTCTCCATGCAGTCACTCTTGGAACAACGCCCCGGGGGTGAGATTG